In Amphiura filiformis chromosome 1, Afil_fr2py, whole genome shotgun sequence, the following are encoded in one genomic region:
- the LOC140148783 gene encoding TM2 domain-containing protein 1-like — protein MEIWQIRKTSLGDCVILILLLILCLTVNGSLSSDDVSCDDLQEGQYKCDDPEIDPVTQAAVGCVKKDRTVSVPCRPAPGVKCDGIEYNGTTVAKGLRRTVPCRYTNGYSYTTSLLLSIFLGMFGLDRMYLGYPALGLLKFCTMGLLFVGQFLDVILIATQVVGPADGSDYVLDYYGPILKKNPLNNETYYMPQEDYHL, from the exons ATGGAGATTTGGCAGATAAGAAAAACAAGTCTTGGAGACTGCGTCATACTCATCCTCCTGCTGATACTTTGTCTCACAGTCAACGGTTCATTGTCATCAGATGATGTCAGTTGTGATGATCTTCAAGAAGGACA ATATAAATGTGATGATCCAGAGATAGATCCTGTAACACAGGCAGCTGTAGGTTGTGTCAAGAAAGATAGGACTGTGTCAG TTCCTTGTAGACCAGCTCCAGGAGTAAAATGTGATGGTATAGAATACAATGGGACCACAGTTGCAAAAGGTCTCAGAAGAACTGTGCCTTGTAGATACAC TAATGGATATTCCTATACCACGTCACTCTTACTCTCTATCTTCCTGGGTATGTTTGGCTTAGACAGAATGTATCTAGGCTACCCTGCACTTGGACTACTCAAATTCTGTACCATGGGACTGTTATTTGTGGGTCAGTTTTTGGACGTCATTCTTATAGCCACACAA gtTGTTGGACCAGCGGATGGATCAGATTATGTGCTGGACTATTATGGACCAATTCTCAAAAAGAATCCTTTGAACAATGAGACATATTATATGCCACAAGAAGACTACCATTTATGA